Below is a genomic region from Flammeovirgaceae bacterium SG7u.111.
CCGTCATAAAATCAGATTTTGCCAAAGAATTGTAGTTCAGCATGCTCACAGGCCCACCTGTGCTGCCAAAAGATGAAAAGTGGTTGGGGCTTGGTATATCAATTCCTTCTAGCCTCCACAGCACCCCGTTGGGCGAGTTTCCCCTGATAATGATATCGTTACGAGCATCGTTTGCTCCGCTTACTCCGGCAAAATTGGTGGCCATTCGGGCAGGATCGTTCCTTGCCCCGGCAAATCTTGCTGTCTGTTCCATGTCAAACGAACGGGCGCTCACCACGGCCAAGTCGTTGTTCAAATCATCAATGCCACCATCGTTAGCGGTTACCACTACTTCACTCAGCTCGGTAATACTCTCCACCAATTGCAGATTGACTTGGGCTTCTTTCCCAGAAAGCACCAAAATATTGGGCACAATCATCTCCTCATAGCCAATCGCACTTATTTTCAACTCCTGCCTTCCAATAGGAACATTTTTAAGGGTAAAATACCCATTTGGGTCGGTTGCCGCACCTATGAGCGGATCGCTACCTACCACCGTTACAGTAGCTCCAATTATGGGCGATTTTGCATCTTTATCAGTTATTTGCCCTCTAATAGTCTGGACAGATTGGGAAAAAGAACTAAAGGAAAAACATAGGAGTACTGAGAGCAAAAATATTTTTTTTACTTCGTTCATAAGGTTTTAAATAGGTTAATGAATGAGTTAGTATACAGGCTGTAATCCTTTAAAAACCGGGGTTACCTTGGTTTTTAATCATAAAGAACCTACAGACCTGAAAGTATTTTCAAGACATAATGGTAAAACAATACCCGACCGAAGGATTCGACCAGTAGCTAGTTGGGGTTGTAGTTATGAGAAGCAGGTGGTTGTATTCTTCTTCCCTTTGGTGTGATCACTCTGCAAATATGTGCAAGCTTGGAGGTATATTTCATTGACGCGCGTCAAGAAAGTAAAACTAAATACATTGTAAACTAAGTTTTCGTTTTTTTTTAAATAAAGCATATTGTTGATTTGCTACCGTAATTGATTGTTGCTTAGTTGAAACTAGTAACCCGTAACTAGCATCTAGTAACCGTCAGCAGGGTCTAAAAATCAAAATAATTAGCATCATTAAAGCACTCGGTTATTTAGTTTACAGTGTACTAAACCGTAATTCTTTTCCGGATCCTGCTGAGCGTTTCGGCACTTACGCCTACATACGAGGCCAGCATATATTGTGGAATTTCTTGGATAAGCCTCGAGCCTTTAGCTAGCAACGCTTGATAGCGTTGCTCTGGAGTTTCGTACACAAAACTTTCGAGCCTTCGCACTATCATGGCAAACAGGCGCTCCGCCATGAGCCTTCCTAAGCGTTCTAGTTGGTGACTTTCCTCAAACAGCCTAACCATGTCTTCTTTTTTGATTTTCCATACCGCCCCATCTTTCATGCAGTCTATGTAGTAAGTAGAAGGCTCTCTGTTCGTAAAACTTGGATAATTGCTCATCATATCATTTTCGAAAAAAAATCCAGAAATTTTCTCATCTCCTTCCTTGAGGTGGAAAAACCTAAAAATACCGGATTCAACAAAAGCCACAAAGTCACAAACATCACCTTCTGCAAGAAGAACCTCTCCTTTCTTATAGACCGTCTTTTGGAAGCAGCTCCCTATCAATTCCCAGTTTTCATCATCCAGTTGATACAGCCCATCAAAATACTTACGGATTTCCTCCATATGTTTTAATTTCAAGTTACAACACCAGTTTGCACAAACTTAAAAAAGCAGGCAATAATGCATACGAAACAACTCTATGTCGGGTCTACATAATTATGATGAAAGGCAAATTCCTTACAAACAAGTAATAATAAAACGACAATCTCTCTTTCCATTAAATTTCAAAACTAAAAAACACAATGAGTTTATTTATACTTGCAATAAAAAAGACCTTACCCGTATAATGAACAAAGGAATAGTACAAAACGCTACAATTACTGGGCTGCTATCTGCCCTTTCGGTTTTTATTTACCTCCTCCTGCTCCACCTTCTTGGGCAAAACCCTTTTGGGCAATACAAATTTATGTATATAGGTATCTATGCCCTCATTTTTGCACTTGGTCTCCGCCACTTTCGCGACAAGAAAAACCACAACCGCCTAAGTGCCACCCAAGGTCTTGGTTTTGGATTTATAGTAACCGCCGTAGCCGCAATAGCTTGTACGTTGATGGTTTTTGGATTCCTTAATAGTTTTGGACAAAGCGCTTTTGATCTCTACCTCAAAGAATCTATTGAACTTCTGGTGGCTTCTAAAGATTTTATAGTAGAGCAACTGGGGGAAGATGCTTATTTAACTACTTATGATAATTTACAAAAACTAACACCATCCGAGCTTGCCCTAGACCATTTTACCAGCATGTCACTAACTGGTGTCTTCCTAACATTCTTATTTATGCTAATTTTTAAAAATTAAAGAAGGTACTTTTTTAAAATATACGTCAAACAATATTTCATTTTGCTTGTTTGAATTGTTGAAAAATTTTTAATTAGCAGTTACTTTTTATATTATCGGCAAGCAGTGTTTGCGCTAAATAAGTCAGCCAAACTATTCTTGTACTACTAAAAAATCTACCTTAAATTATTGACTTGGTTCATACTTGTTTGAAATTGATGAAAAGATAACCTTTCATTAAATGAACAATGTCTGAAAAAATATTTGCGCAACATAAGCCACCTGATAAGTGAGTTCACTTATTTGGTGCTGTTATACGTGCAAAAGCTGACTCACTAAACCCAGTCAAAACTACCTCAGTTCTACTTTTTTATTCACAACCAACTTACTTGGAATCACTGAGTAGGAACTGTGATATACATCACTAAAAAATGACGGCTTGGTGAAAAGACAAGCTTCAATTACAATCTATTTAATTAACATAATCCAAATTTAAAGTAAATATGAGAAACCATAACTCCACATTTTTCAAATCTATCGTTGCCAGCCTGGCAATGATATTATTCATGCTTCCGGCGTATGCCCAGACTTCCATCACAGGGAAGGTCACCGATAAGGAAACGGGCGAACCAATGGTAGGCACCAACATCGTCATTAAAGGAATGACCATTGGCGCAACTACTGATATAGATGGAAATTTTAAGCTTCAAACTAAAGTAAGCCCTCCTTTTACACTCGTCTTCTCTTCTATTGGGTATGACAACCAAGAGGTAGAAGTTACTTCTGCTAGTCAAGTGATAAATATGGGTTTGGCTTCCTCTGTTATTATGGGGCAAGAAGTGGTAGTTTCTGCTTCTAGGATTGAAGAAAACATCATGGAATCACCCGTTACCGTAGAGAAAATGGGAATCTTAGATATTCAAGAAACTGCTACCCCAGACTTTTACGATGCCATAGCCAATATGAAAGGTGTGCAAGTAAACAAGGGTAGCTTGACTTTTACCTCGGTAAATACCCGTGGTTTTGCCACCAACGCCAACACCCGATTTGTCCAGTTGGTAGATATGATTGATAATTCAGCTCCCTTGCTCAATTTCCCTACCGGTAACTTAGTTGGAATTGATGAGCTTGACCTAGAGTCGGTAGAACTTGTACCCGGTGCCGCATCTGCTCTTTACGGACCAAATGCCTTCAATGGAATTTTGTTCATGACCAGCAAAAACCCGTTTGACTACCAAGGACTTAGCGCCCAAGTAAAGTCGGGAGTTACCCGCTCTGATGCTCAAGGGGAAACCAACCCTATGTGGAGTGGCTCTATCCGTTATGCGAAGGTGTTCAACGATAAGCTAGCAGTAAAAGTGAATTTCTCGATGTTGGATGCTACGGACTGGGTAGGCAACGACTATGCTTCCGACAGGCGCTACCCTAACCAATTTGTGAGCAACGACCCAGGCATTACGCCAGACTTTGATGGACTGAATATGTATGGCGATGAATTTAAAATTACCATCCCCATAAACACCTCCATAGCAGATGCGGCTGAAGCAGGGCTATTGCCTGGCTTACCAGCCAGCAAAACATTGGCCGATGGTTTCAGAACGCTTGATCCAATATCTGTAACAAGAACTGGCCTGAGGGAAGAAGACATTATAGATGCCTACGAGGCAAAATCGATAAAAGCAGATGCGGCTATTCATTACAAAATTAATGACGACCTTGAAGCGTCCTACACCTACCGCTACGGTTCGGGTAGCTCTATCTACCAAGGTGGCGAGAAGTACGCCATTAGGGGCTTTAGCCAACAGTTCCACAAAGCGGAGTTACAAGGGAAAAACTATTTCCTAAGAGGATATGCTACCTTAACTGATGCTGGTGATTCGTACAACATGACTGCTTTGGCCACTTTTACCAACGAAGAATTTTCTCCAACAGCAGCAAGGTGGGCGCCTACTTATGGTATTTACTATGGGTTGGCAAGATTGGGCTTGCTCTATCAAGCAGACCCTAGCGTTCCTGCTGGAAAAATATACTCTGAGGAAGAAGCGCATAGGATAGCTCGCGGGGCAGCAGATGCTCCACCTCCACCCGAAGGTGGCTTTGGTATTCCTCCAGCTGGTTCTCCAAGGTTTAATGAAGTAGTAAAAGATGTGAGGGAAAACCGTTATTTCCAACGTAACCCTCCTGGCGCTAGGTTTATAGATAACTCAAGAACTTACCACGTGGAAGGTAATTACAACTTTGCCGATGTAATAGACTGGGCCGAACTGATGGTTGGTGGTAACTTCAGGAGGTACTCGCTACTTTCGGAAGGAACTATCTTCAACGAAGACCCTGAAAACGGGGAGAACTTTGAAAGGATCGCCATCGACGAATTTGGTATTTATGCCCAAATAGCCAAAAAGTTTATTGAAGATCGCCTGAAATTGACAGGTTCATTGCGTTTCGATAAAAATGAGAACTTTGAAGGGCAAATCACACCAAGAATTTCTGCGGTAATGCGTGCTGGTGACAACCATCACTTCCGTACTTCATTCCAAACTGGTTTCCGTAACCCCGATACCCAAGCGCAATTTATCTACTTCCCTTCTACTTCAGGCATATTGCTTGGTGGTACGGAAAGCAATGCGGGTAGGTATGGAATCTACAAAGGAGGTGCGATTTCCCCCCGAACTGGCGAAACGCTCAACCTAGATTATGTGCAGCCAGAGAAGCTTTCTGTATGGGAAGTTGGCTACAAAAGCATTATCAACGGCAACGTGATGGTAGATGTAAACTACTACTATAACTGGTACCAAGATTTTATGAACCAGATAGTGGTGGCATCTAAAGAGCCTAGCACACACCAAGGGCAAACCTTGCCAGCAGGTACGCTTTTCGCCCCTTATATAAATGCAGAAGAAGAAATCACCTCGCAGGGTATAGGCCTAGGGGTTACCTACAAATTGCCAAAAGGCTTTACTT
It encodes:
- a CDS encoding Crp/Fnr family transcriptional regulator; translated protein: MEEIRKYFDGLYQLDDENWELIGSCFQKTVYKKGEVLLAEGDVCDFVAFVESGIFRFFHLKEGDEKISGFFFENDMMSNYPSFTNREPSTYYIDCMKDGAVWKIKKEDMVRLFEESHQLERLGRLMAERLFAMIVRRLESFVYETPEQRYQALLAKGSRLIQEIPQYMLASYVGVSAETLSRIRKRITV
- a CDS encoding DUF4199 domain-containing protein, with product MNKGIVQNATITGLLSALSVFIYLLLLHLLGQNPFGQYKFMYIGIYALIFALGLRHFRDKKNHNRLSATQGLGFGFIVTAVAAIACTLMVFGFLNSFGQSAFDLYLKESIELLVASKDFIVEQLGEDAYLTTYDNLQKLTPSELALDHFTSMSLTGVFLTFLFMLIFKN
- a CDS encoding TonB-dependent receptor; translation: MRNHNSTFFKSIVASLAMILFMLPAYAQTSITGKVTDKETGEPMVGTNIVIKGMTIGATTDIDGNFKLQTKVSPPFTLVFSSIGYDNQEVEVTSASQVINMGLASSVIMGQEVVVSASRIEENIMESPVTVEKMGILDIQETATPDFYDAIANMKGVQVNKGSLTFTSVNTRGFATNANTRFVQLVDMIDNSAPLLNFPTGNLVGIDELDLESVELVPGAASALYGPNAFNGILFMTSKNPFDYQGLSAQVKSGVTRSDAQGETNPMWSGSIRYAKVFNDKLAVKVNFSMLDATDWVGNDYASDRRYPNQFVSNDPGITPDFDGLNMYGDEFKITIPINTSIADAAEAGLLPGLPASKTLADGFRTLDPISVTRTGLREEDIIDAYEAKSIKADAAIHYKINDDLEASYTYRYGSGSSIYQGGEKYAIRGFSQQFHKAELQGKNYFLRGYATLTDAGDSYNMTALATFTNEEFSPTAARWAPTYGIYYGLARLGLLYQADPSVPAGKIYSEEEAHRIARGAADAPPPPEGGFGIPPAGSPRFNEVVKDVRENRYFQRNPPGARFIDNSRTYHVEGNYNFADVIDWAELMVGGNFRRYSLLSEGTIFNEDPENGENFERIAIDEFGIYAQIAKKFIEDRLKLTGSLRFDKNENFEGQITPRISAVMRAGDNHHFRTSFQTGFRNPDTQAQFIYFPSTSGILLGGTESNAGRYGIYKGGAISPRTGETLNLDYVQPEKLSVWEVGYKSIINGNVMVDVNYYYNWYQDFMNQIVVASKEPSTHQGQTLPAGTLFAPYINAEEEITSQGIGLGVTYKLPKGFTFNGNYNWAKMKLNEDEGSDFIPDFNTPENRFSLSLANRDLVKNLGFNVSYRWQQQFYWWNTFGAGNMPSYDVVDAQVSYRIKSIKSMIKVGGSNLFGGDYRTSIGAPFVGQMYYISVTFDEAMR